In a genomic window of Mycolicibacter heraklionensis:
- a CDS encoding EsaB/YukD family protein, with amino-acid sequence MSIPDSGLYRVAVHADTAHADLTLPSGVPVAALIAAVLDLMPHRTSPDLLRPYRLSEPGGNALDGTKTLSQQGIRDGSTLVLTHAECRAPRVRFDDPAEQVAAAVRAMERPWSPAARRLSAALTASGLAGVAGFVVIPRGPGVPHALLAVATAGVVALLTVPPSGCGGPVRTTLCCLAGLAVLGAVAGMTVTATGIALPRVGAVAAAAGVGMIRVAGRVAAAATGLFGREDSVPSQVGQAHDLLTGLVAAAAALVTLGAAAVVAGAPVAGAPPMVCAAFAATAGMAVALRARSHTDGVQIAALVAGGAATSAIGLLGAASTTARQWPAVLAAVLAAAAIGLGFVAPAASPLIRRGAEVAEAVALGSLAPLTCWLCGLYSVARGLSLG; translated from the coding sequence GTGTCGATTCCGGATTCCGGCCTGTACCGGGTCGCAGTACACGCCGACACCGCGCACGCCGATCTGACGCTACCGTCCGGGGTGCCGGTGGCGGCCCTGATCGCGGCTGTCCTGGACCTGATGCCGCACCGGACCAGCCCGGATTTGCTGCGCCCCTATCGCCTGTCCGAGCCGGGCGGAAATGCACTGGACGGAACGAAAACCCTTTCCCAACAAGGTATCCGCGATGGCTCGACGCTGGTATTGACCCACGCCGAATGCCGCGCTCCGCGGGTGCGGTTCGACGATCCGGCCGAACAGGTGGCAGCTGCGGTCCGGGCGATGGAGCGGCCCTGGAGTCCGGCGGCGCGCCGGCTCAGTGCCGCGTTGACGGCCTCCGGGCTGGCCGGGGTGGCCGGTTTCGTGGTGATACCCCGTGGTCCCGGCGTCCCCCACGCACTGTTGGCGGTCGCGACGGCAGGGGTGGTCGCCCTGCTGACCGTCCCGCCCAGTGGTTGTGGCGGACCGGTACGCACGACGTTGTGCTGCCTGGCCGGGCTGGCAGTACTGGGCGCGGTCGCGGGAATGACCGTCACGGCGACCGGAATCGCACTGCCCCGGGTGGGAGCCGTGGCGGCTGCCGCCGGAGTCGGCATGATCCGCGTCGCCGGCCGAGTGGCGGCCGCGGCCACCGGGCTGTTCGGACGGGAAGACTCCGTGCCGTCGCAGGTGGGCCAGGCGCACGATCTGCTGACGGGATTGGTGGCGGCGGCCGCGGCACTGGTGACTCTGGGTGCCGCCGCGGTGGTCGCCGGAGCACCGGTTGCCGGGGCGCCCCCCATGGTCTGCGCGGCGTTCGCGGCGACGGCCGGTATGGCGGTAGCACTGCGAGCCCGCTCGCACACCGATGGCGTGCAGATCGCGGCGCTGGTCGCCGGCGGTGCCGCCACATCGGCCATCGGCCTGCTCGGCGCGGCGAGCACCACGGCGAGGCAGTGGCCGGCGGTGCTGGCCGCAGTGCTGGCCGCGGCGGCGATCGGTCTCGGCTTCGTCGCGCCGGCCGCGTCCCCGCTGATCCGGCGTGGCGCCGAAGTCGCGGAGGCCGTGGCGCTCGGCTCGCTGGCGCCGCTGACCTGCTGGCTGTGCGGCTTGTACAGCGTGGCCCGCGGACTGAGTCTGGGCTGA
- the mycP gene encoding type VII secretion-associated serine protease mycosin, with translation MPRTRIARLVAAATIAAATAAPPANAVAPPPVDRALLPAPAPAAPPHPTVQRAVCTVGSLGPGGTPAQLDGLDLAAVWALSRGAGQRVAVIDTGVAAHRRLPGLVGGGDYVSTGDGTRDCDGHGTLVAGIVAAAPDPATDRFSGVAPLATVIGIRASSARFATPGNAPGIGDVDTLAKAVRTAADLGASVINISAVACRPASSGLDDRALGAALAYAVEVKNSVVVAAAGNTDEGCGTEEPMIVTPPWYDDYVLTVGSVDTRGAASAFTLPSPWVDVAAPGEAVLSLSTVGDAMADTLDGSALRGTSYAAPVVSGLAALIRSRFPDWTPRQVMDRIKATAHHPPGGRDDVVGAGVVDPLAALTFEMAREPSRPAAPPPSPDPVDLEPTAEASPAGLRTAITGTAALLALLLAAVTGRALSGRKPRRDPAALDPD, from the coding sequence GTGCCGCGCACCCGGATCGCTCGGCTGGTAGCGGCCGCCACGATCGCAGCGGCAACGGCCGCACCACCGGCCAACGCGGTCGCACCGCCGCCCGTCGACCGCGCCCTGTTGCCCGCCCCGGCGCCGGCCGCTCCGCCACACCCCACCGTGCAGCGTGCGGTGTGCACGGTGGGCTCGCTGGGGCCCGGTGGGACACCGGCTCAGCTCGACGGGCTGGACCTGGCCGCGGTCTGGGCTCTCAGCCGCGGGGCCGGCCAGCGGGTCGCGGTGATCGACACCGGCGTTGCGGCGCACCGGCGGCTGCCCGGCCTGGTCGGTGGCGGCGACTACGTCTCCACCGGCGACGGCACTCGCGACTGCGACGGGCACGGCACCCTGGTCGCCGGAATCGTCGCGGCCGCACCGGATCCCGCAACCGACCGGTTCAGCGGCGTGGCGCCGTTGGCCACCGTGATCGGGATTCGCGCGTCCAGCGCCAGGTTCGCCACCCCCGGCAATGCCCCCGGCATCGGCGATGTCGACACGCTGGCCAAGGCGGTGCGCACCGCGGCCGACCTGGGCGCGTCGGTGATCAACATCTCCGCGGTGGCCTGCCGGCCGGCAAGCTCCGGCCTCGACGACCGGGCGCTGGGCGCCGCCCTGGCGTATGCGGTCGAGGTCAAGAACAGCGTCGTCGTCGCGGCGGCGGGCAACACCGACGAGGGCTGCGGCACTGAGGAACCCATGATCGTCACTCCGCCCTGGTACGACGACTACGTGCTGACCGTCGGCTCGGTGGACACCCGCGGCGCTGCCTCGGCGTTCACCCTGCCCAGCCCGTGGGTCGACGTGGCCGCTCCCGGCGAGGCCGTGCTCTCGTTGAGCACCGTGGGCGATGCGATGGCCGACACCCTCGACGGGTCGGCGCTGCGCGGGACCAGTTACGCCGCGCCGGTGGTCAGTGGCCTGGCGGCGCTGATCCGCTCCCGGTTCCCGGATTGGACGCCGCGGCAGGTGATGGACCGGATCAAGGCCACCGCGCACCACCCACCGGGCGGGCGCGATGACGTTGTCGGCGCCGGTGTGGTGGACCCGTTGGCGGCGCTCACCTTTGAAATGGCCCGCGAACCGTCCCGGCCGGCCGCACCTCCGCCGAGCCCTGACCCGGTTGACCTCGAACCTACCGCCGAAGCTTCCCCCGCCGGGCTGCGCACCGCGATCACCGGCACCGCTGCCCTACTGGCGTTGCTCCTGGCGGCCGTCACCGGCCGGGCGCTGTCGGGCCGGAAACCACGTCGCGACCCAGCAGCGCTTGATCCCGACTGA